From a single Leishmania mexicana MHOM/GT/2001/U1103 complete genome, chromosome 7 genomic region:
- a CDS encoding lipoate-protein ligase-like, giving the protein MWQTVVRRYRLQPTSLAAFLESNCMVAKPPTAALHRGSNLVVAETNSLSIFENLAAEESLIRGLSLDKEQHLLLFYVNRPCVVVGRNQNIFQEVSLRRTAADGVCVARRASGGGAVFHDEGNLCFSFLTHRTRYAPERTIQLVRLGLCASYAIDPARLTTTGRHDLFLDHRKITGSAMRVQRDIAYHHCTLLVDTPHASLSRYLRPEGDYVAFETPSVGSVRSPVTSLAESGCIAGGPGAVAALKRNMAEFFLAEGDRVLDAATPWELDAVELRQSFATARHRCASAPLFALDVVGAVAADMPFIEGEGRRPARGDAATLGEAVHKAASKDWAYAMPEFTSTVVLSGGELRRRLTALPVWQHVASLCFLAEEELLAVLQHCVFEGSEGLEELAAGTEAGLHLVTTVEQRLVTSVVVRRAAPTTATASAVGPSGGSSGGWVQRCLSALLVGHPFDAAVEGLESLGDTTAVVQSLVHEAGPLCPDLPDIAGDAVLLMVTRVLLDVWRDKNVFDVAI; this is encoded by the coding sequence ATGTGGCAGACTGTCGTGCGGCGATATCGACTTCAGCCcacctccctcgccgccttcCTAGAGTCCAACTGCATGGTGGCTAAGCCGCCCACGGCGGCACTGCATAGGGGCTCGAACCTTGTCGTCGCCGAAACCAACAGCCTCAGCATCTTCGAAAATCTAGCAGCGGAGGAGTCGCTCATCCGCGGTCTTTCGCTCGACAAGGAGCAGCATCTACTCCTCTTCTACGTCAACCGCCCCTGCGTCGTGGTGGGACGCAACCAGAACATCTTTCAGGAGGTGTCGCTGCGACGGACGGCGGCTGACGGCGTTTGCgtggcgcgccgcgcctctggcggcggtgcagttTTCCACGACGAGGGCAACctctgcttctcttttcttaCTCACCGCACTCGCTATGCGCCGGAGAGGACGATCCAGCTGGTGCGCCTCGGACTCTGTGCGAGCTACGCGATCGACCCGGCGCGGTTGACCACGACGGGTCGGCACGACCTGTTCCTTGACCATAGGAAGATCACAGGGTCTGCTATGCGAGTGCAGCGCGACATTGCGTACCACCACTGCACACTGCTCGTGGACACCCCACACGCGTCGCTCAGTCGCTACCTTCGCCCAGAAGGGGACTACGTGGCGTTCGAGACGCCGTCGGTGGGCTCCGTGCGAAGCCCCGTCACCTCACTCGCCGAGTCGGGCTGCATCGCTGGCGGGCCGGGGGCCGTGGCGGCACTCAAGAGAAACATGGCAGAGTTTTTTCTAGCGGAGGGCGACCGCGTGCTGGatgcggcgacgccgtgggAGCTTGacgcggtggagctgcggcagagcttcgccaccgcacgacaccgctgcgcgagcgcgccTCTCTTCGCCCTTGACGTTGTCGGAGCTGTCGCGGCAGATATGCCCTTCatcgagggagagggcagacGGCCGGCCCGCGGTGACGCCGCCACCCTTGGTGAGGCGGTTCACAAGGCAGCGTCGAAGGACTGGGCCTACGCGATGCCGGAGTTTACATCGACGGTGGtcctcagcggcggtgaactgcggcggcgcctgaCAGCGCTTCCTGTGTGGCAGCACGTCGCATCGCTATGCTTCcttgcggaggaggagttgctggcggtgctgcagcactgcgTCTTTGAGGGCTCGGAAGGCctcgaggagctggcggcgggAACCGAAGCGGGATTGCACCTGGTCACCACAGTCGAGCAACGTCTCGTCACGTCTGTTGTCGTGAGACGCGCAGCGCCCACGACAGCCACGGCTAGCGCTGTGGGGCCATCGGGTGGGAGCTCTGGGGGGTGGGTACAGAGGTGCCTTTCGGCCTTACTGGTTGGCCACCCTTTTGATGCCGCCGTCGAGGGCCTGGAGAGTCTTGGCGACAccacggcggtggtgcagagCCTGGTGCACGAGGCAGGGCCACTCTGCCCCGATCTGCCCGACATAGCCGgcgacgcggtgctgctgatggTGACCCGGGTGCTGCTGGATGTGTGGCGAGACAAGAATGTGTTCGACGTCGCGATCTAA
- a CDS encoding putative RNA-editing complex protein — MRLRHLAARCYLTRERITISLYRRGNDCRTRGAPSPAHTHTHTVNSPPLSLFPSSALMRRIGVATCQRRWLASALLPRAGKCGAPWSGDSSVLDTAASLTTAVREVRSTAVCCAPKDAQYQCGGCGKTFRLVNALNHHIMTRHGNNAKALMKKDGKLVPVETDQLKGGVHCGSSSSSTATASSATLAGAAAAASSSPLSGGATSPFPAHFAAPFGAAAASMGGVAPSFTPPGTAPGVLQAPAAAGGTTASHGDNGNGAVGAAEETEKRMFVCTVCQKTFRLEAALQHHYQAKHNMDMPTSASSPSSLGGASTAPGTGGASASTPGEPGANGGGSAGAFGGVPGGCAEGTAAPANASSLGAAQYVRQQEGALPDAPQYHLDVAPNAPEEGDIAAHWRCVNMCVLMGDVQEVEEGYVFEDHVLQFTVATEFATPAPGDPDMDFHTVRVYGHEFWAPLKADVQCGGRFLVTGRLCMVPQFDTQLKKYYHYPVIQVFPGSGNVVRV; from the coding sequence ATGCGTCTGCGCCATTTGGCGGCCCGATGTTACTTGACACGTGAACGCATCACCATCAGCTTGTATCGTCGCGGCAACGACTGCCGTACAAGGGGGGCCCCATCTcccgcccacacacatacacacacagtcaactcccctcccctttcgcTTTTTCCGAGCTCCGCGCTCATGCGACGGATTGGCGTGGCAACATGTCAGCGACGGTGGCTTGCCtcggcactgctgccccGCGCCGGGAAGTGCGGAGCGCCATGGTCAGGGGATAGCTCCGTTCTCGATACCGCGGCGTCTCTCACAACCGCGGTCCGCGAAGTGCGCTCCACAGCGGTCTGCTGCGCCCCAAAGGATGCGCAGTATCAgtgcggcgggtgcggcaaAACGTTCCGCCTCGTCAACGCCCTCAACCACCACATCATGACCCGCCACGGTAACAACGCCAAGGCGCTCATGAAGAAGGACGGCAAGCTGGTCCCTGTGGAGACGGACCAGCTCAAGGGTGGGGTGCATTGTGGgtcctcctcatcgtccACAGCAACGGCGAGCTCCGCAACTCTGGCcggggccgccgctgcggcgtcttcctctccactgtccggcggcgccacctcACCGTTTCCGGCGCACTTCGCCGCCCCattcggcgccgccgccgcatccatGGGCGGGGTGGCGCCGTCTTTCACTCCACCAGGCACCGCTCCAGGGGTGCTGCAGGCccccgccgcggctggcggAACCACTGCAAGCCATGGCGATAACGGAAACGGCGCCGTCGGGGCCGCTGAGGAGACCGAGAAGCGCATGTTCGTCTGCACGGTGTGCCAGAAAACGTTCcggctggaggcggcgctacAGCACCACTATCAGGCGAAGCACAACATGGATATGCCAACCTCCGCCTCGTCTCCGTCTTCTCTCGGCGGCGCGAGTACGGCACCAGGGACTGGcggcgcctccgcgtccACTCCAGGAGAGCCTGGTGCCAATGGTGGTGGTAGCGCTGGGGCGTTTGGTGGCGTGCCTGGCGGATGTGCAGAGGGTACCGCAGCTCCTGCGAACGCTTCTAGCTTGGGCGCTGCGCAGTATGTGCGACAGCAGGAGGGGGCGCTGCCTGACGCCCCGCAGTACCACCTTGACGTGGCCCCGAACGCGCCGGAAGAGGGCGACATTGCCGCGCACTGGCGCTGTGTGAACATGTGTGTGCTGATGGGCGAcgtgcaggaggtggaggaggggtaCGTCTTTGAGGATCATGTGCTGCAGTTCACCGTGGCGACCGAGTTTGCTACCCCGGCTCCTGGCGACCCTGACATGGACTTCCACACGGTGCGCGTGTACGGGCACGAGTTTTGGGCCCCGCTGAAGGCGGACGTGCAGTGTGGCGGCCGCTTTCTCGTCACGGGACGACTGTGTATGGTGCCGCAGTTTGATACGCAGCTGAAGAAGTACTACCACTATCCAGTGATCCAGGTCTTTCCCGGGTCTGGTAACGTGGTGCGTGTTTGA
- a CDS encoding putative fatty acid desaturase, producing the protein MTLDSVLPHQPNEVLIDGVLYDCTDFRHPGGGILRYYLGSGDATETYRQFHLKLPRADKYLKRLPNRPAPSQRSFNADEHRRLAKLSRDFKALQDACVEEGLFNASWPHIVYRFSELILMHAIGLYMLFRLPMLWPIALLILGVAEGRCGWWMHEAGHYSVTGIPWLDIKIQEVLYGLGDGMSASWWRSQHNKHHATPQKHRHDVDLETLPLVAFNKVIARRGKRNANIRGWISLQMYLFGPVTCSLVALYWQLFLHVRHAMRTQRYTEGAAILCRWIAVGVICHQLQVSFWQGLGGVLFSQAFSAAYIFINFALNHSHLPMLPEDEHAHFVEYAAIYTMNVTPSWFVTWFMGYLNFQVEHHLFPTMPQFRFPQLAPRVRKLFEENGLKYDSRPYMESLQKTFKNLGDVAAFIVAEN; encoded by the coding sequence ATGACCCTTGACAGCGTCCTTCCGCACCAACCGAACGAGGTGCTCATTGATGGCGTCCTTTACGATTGCACCGACTTCCGGCACCCGGGCGGCGGCATTCTGAGGTACTacctcggcagcggcgacgccaccgaGACATACCGGCAGTTCCACCTGAAGCTGCCCAGGGCGGACAAGTACCTCAAGCGGCTGCCAAATCGCCCCGCGCCATCACAGCGCAGCTTCAACGCGGATGAGCACAGGCGATTGGCGAAGCTCTCGCGGGACTtcaaggcgctgcaggatgcgtgcgtggaggagggccTCTTTAACGCCAGCTGGCCGCACATCGTCTACCGGTTCTCTGAGCTGATCCTGATGCACGCCATCGGTCTCTACATGCTCTTCCGTCTTCCGATGCTGTGGCCCATCGCGCTGCTGATCCTTGGAGTGGCGGAGGGGCGGTGTGGCTGGTGGATGCACGAGGCCGGCCACTACAGCGTCACCGGCATTCCGTGGCTGGACATTAAAATACAGGAGGTGCTCTACGGACTCGGCGATGGAATGAGcgcgtcgtggtggcggtcgCAGCATAACAAACACCACGCTACTCCGCAGAAGCACCGCCACGATGTGGACCTTGAGACACTGCCGCTCGTCGCCTTCAACAAGGTTATCGCACGCCGCGGCAAGAGGAACGCGAACATTCGTGGCTGGATCTCTCTGCAGATGTACCTCTTCGGCCCCGTCACCTGCTCCCTTGTCGCCCTCTACTGGCAGCTCTTCCTCCACGTCCGCCACGCCATGCGCACTCAGCGTTACACAGAGGGCGCTGCTATCCTGTGCCGCTGGATCGCGGTCGGCGTTATCTGTCACCAGCTGCAGGTTTCGTTCTGGCAAGGCCTCGGCGGCGTTCTCTTCTCCCAggccttcagcgccgcctaCATCTTCATCAACTTCGCCCTCAACCACTCTCACCTGCCGATGCTTCCGGAAGATGAACACGCGCACTTCGTCGAGTACGCGGCCATCTACACCATGAACGTGACACCGTCGTGGTTCGTGACGTGGTTCATGGGCTACCTGAACTTCCAGGTGGAGCACCACCTGTTCCCTACCATGCCACAGTTCCGCTTCCCCCAACTGGCGCCGCGAGTGCGGAAACTTTTCGAGGAGAACGGCCTCAAGTACGACTCGCGTCCGTACATGGAGTCGCTCCAGAAAACCTTCAAGAACCTCGGCGACGTGGCCGCGTTCATCGTTGCGGAGAACTGA
- a CDS encoding proteasome regulatory non-ATP-ase subunit,putative has product MVEACFLCLDSTEYMRNGDQYPTRMMAEQDAACLLANAKLQANAENTLGFLTTGGNACTVYETLTNNVDAIMTSIGSIPINGKRCNFSSGLQIASLALSHRTNSRAEKRIVAFVGSPIGETAAELEALAKKLRKDDVAVDVVTFGVESNVELLQAFVKKVSKKENSRFLAVTARENLTDKLMSNAILLGEDLPEGAEGGGASMSGFGVDPNMDPELAMALRLSMEDEMQRQAAAAAAAASSAAPESTPASGSAATPAAPPAPAAAPVVDEDELSYENMSEEEMMRRAIALSLQDTAQGASETVSQPSAPQPATTSEACRNEEENEDDFAKGVEDALEKEDEEKRS; this is encoded by the coding sequence ATGGTCGAGGCGTGCTTCCTGTGCTTGGACTCCACGGAGTACATGCGCAATGGGGATCAGTACCCCACTCGCAtgatggcggagcaggatGCGGCCTGCCTGCTGGCGAATGCGAAGCTGCAAGCGAACGCCGAAAACACGCTTGGCTTCCTCACAACAGGGGGGAATGCGTGTACAGTGTACGAAACTCTCACAAACAATGTGGACGCTATCATGACCTCGATCGGCAGCATCCCCATCAACGGTAAGCGCTGCAACTTCAGCTCTGGTCTGCAAATCGCGTCGTTGGCTCTCAGTCACCGCACCAACTCCCGCGCTGAAAAGCGCATTGTCGCCTTCGTTGGCAGCCCGATCGGGgagacggcagcggagttggaggcgctggcgaaaAAGCTGCGTAAAGATGACGTCGCCGTGGACGTGGTGACATTCGGCGTGGAGTCGaacgtggagctgctgcaggcctTTGTGAAGAAGGTATCCAAGAAGGAGAACTCGCGCTTCCTGGCGGTGACTGCGCGCGAGAACCTGACAGACAAACTGATGAGCAACGCCATTCTCCTCGGCGAGGACCTTCCCGAGGGAGccgagggcggtggcgccagcaTGAGCGGCTTTGGTGTGGACCCCAACATGGATCCGGAGCTAGCCATggctctccgcctctccatGGAGGACGAGATGCAGCGccaggcggcagcggccgctgctgcggcttcatCTGCAGCCCCTGAAAGCACACCGGCTtctggcagcgctgccactcctgctgctcccccagctccagcagcggcgccggtggtggaCGAGGATGAGCTGAGCTACGAGAACATgtcagaggaggagatgatgCGGCGGGCCATCGCCCTCTCACTGCAGGATACCGCGCAGGGCGCGTCGGAAACGGTGTCCCAGCcatcggcgccgcagcctgCCACTACCTCGGAAGCGTGCAGGAatgaggaggagaacgaggACGACTTTGCGAAAGGCGTCGAGGACGCCTTGGAgaaggaggatgaggagaaGCGCTCGTGA
- a CDS encoding peptide methionine sulfoxide reductase-like, with the protein MPSPIRATFAAGCYWGTEHYFVRNFKDGILSHQVGFMGGVEGKAVTYSEVTKGNTGHAEVLDLMYDPDKVSYKDLLSFFFRMHNSTTLNRQAGDIGTNYRSAIFYHNEEQKKEAEAYIAMLNGANEKLHSSFSKAFGGAPCITSLEKAGTFYPAHEAHQNYLEKHPGGYCSHRLYF; encoded by the coding sequence ATGCCCTCGCCTATCCGAGCCACCTTTGCCGCCGGCTGCTACTGGGGTACTGAGCACTACTTCGTGCGAAATTTCAAGGATGGCATCCTGTCGCACCAGGTCGGCTTCATGGGCGGCGTTGAGGGAAAGGCAGTAACCTACTCTGAAGTCACGAAGGGCAACACGGGCCACGCCGAGGTCTTGGACTTGATGTACGACCCCGACAAGGTGTCGTACAAGGATctgctctccttcttctTTCGCATGCACAACTCCACGACCCTGAACCGGCAGGCGGGTGACATCGGTACCAACTACCGCAGTGCCATCTTCTACCACAACGAAGAGCAAaagaaggaggcggaggcgtaCATCGCGATGCTGAACGGTGCCAATGAGAAGCTTCATTCCTCCTTCAGCAAAGCCTTTGGCGGAGCCCCCTGCATCACCAGTCTGGAGAAGGCTGGCACGTTCTACCCAGCGCATGAGGCACACCAGAACTACCTCGAGAAGCACCCGGGTGGCTACTGCTCGCACCGCTTGTACTTCTGA